The sequence agctaactacagtagttaggttgctgcaggcgccaactacttccgattttgccgcaagcttttcGGCACGGTTGTgattccgacttttaccttgagctacctgtctgatgagaatggaggtgcagcgcaattgtgccgtgcatgtgtaatAAATCaacacttttaatgcttgtctagtgaagcctcatttgttgTGAAAGagtaattctgcaacttagtttatcacgTATGCGCAGAAAGAGTTCCatcgcaagctttgtatttgacgatcgtggTAGCCTGCGTAATAACTTGGTTACCGTCCTGGTGTGCACATAACCGCATAGGATGGCTATGTGATCAGTCATCTTGGCTAAGCGAAAATACTTTACGGTCCACAGTGGTGCAATCAGCAGccaccacaatatttgtgcgTGGCGCATTGATCTGCAACAAAGCAGCCCGAGTGTAAATCTTGTATGTGGTCCGTCGTATGTTGTATGTACCTGTATAGCGGAAGTTTTCACGCCATAGAAAATATTTCTGCAACAAGCTCCTTTGTCAGCgagcaaaatttccggaaattttgcatatCTGGTAATATACAAGTGACAGGCAAGTGacgacagtatgtgaattaagtgacgtaggcacaagagtatgttttaaatatcattatcattgcttgtgattcatatttaggtgtccaacaaCACTACAAGGGGTTGGTGCTGATGGACATCAtcaagtagttatagatgtagctgaaatacattgcagtaacacctcccctgaaaagtagttgaactactcttaactagttaaactactccatcacaaagtagttagtggccatcaatGGGTAAACGGTTGATGGGAAAAGTTGATGTTGCAGGAGATGCATGGCAACAGGGAGAGCAGAGAAGCAGTCTCCCAACAGATGCCTAAGAAGGTGAAAAAGAGGAGAAAGATTGTAACAGAGGATGGGGTATGTAAAAAATATCCATGTGGCTGGCAAAATAACTTGCTTGGCTTACATTCCAGACGGAGGCTGGGTGGGAAGAGTATTTTGACTACATCTTCCCGACGGACGAGGCAGCGAAGCCCCACCTCAAGCTTCTGGAAATTGCAAAGAAGTGGAAGAAAACTCAGAGAGAATGAcgccattttattcctcgtgtacATAGTTGTAAATTTGTCAATCAACATCTTCTGTTCGTACTGGATGCAAGAGTGGAATCACAGATTTCCTTTCTACGTCTCTTGGCAAGGCTTTGCGCATGTCTGAAACACATCAACAACTTATTCAGGGTGCAGCAAAAAATAGTACATCCCTCGTTCATTTGAGCTTTCCACAGAATGTATAATACAAAACAACTCGGCTTGTTCATGTTGCATCTAAGCAACAAAGCTGCGTGGAGGCAGCGTTGTTTTCTACGGCAGTGTACGCTAAATCTGTTGTTGGTAAATGACCACTGCACAGTGTTGTACTCGtgacttgagtaaaaagtatcgatatACTTTTAGAAGTAATGGAGTACCGCTACTGTTACTAAAAAAATAGCAACACAATACTTTTCCCGACACTTTTGTTGAAAATACGAAAgtgatgcaacatagaaatctcGCTTATGTGAACACCCCATTTGTATAATAGCAAATTGGGAGGATGTAGTTTTGCAGTAAAACGACAGCAGTTTATTATGCAGCTTGGACActttgcttgacttttatcaatagctgatTCTCGAAGTTGTCTTCTACCATCCTAACAGGCTGTGGTCTCTCCAGTAGCTGACAGAGACCgatatgacaattacgttagtgtcaggtcCACACATACAGTGGAGTGCAATGACCAAGGAAACCTATCCGAAGTTACAACACCACAGTACGCATGTGAgtgtgactcagtgcgacatgGCAGCTTAGCAGTGAGGACTTGACCTTTGTTCGTCGACCTCAACTCTCTTGTTGAGTACAGCGTGGCTATTTCCTCCaaagtgaacatgtgtttgaaTAATCCCATTACGGAGCACGTGGGCATGTCCAAAGGGTTCTTGTCAAGCACTAGGCGAAccagtgacaatgaataagGTAGGAAATATGGTCAGTGAGGAAAAAGTGGAGTACTAAAAAAGTATTGGTAACGATATGGAGATCGCGTTACCGTTAATTTGTGACGGAAATACATTCCAATACAGAAAAAAGTATCGATAACTGTAATGACGTTCCATACAGCACTGCCAGGCTAAAGCCGTTGTTTCAGATGTCCACGAATATTCTGGTCACACAACTCAAAAATCAAGTAGATGGTGGAGTTTTCAGAATCCCCCAGTTTTCTCAgttttgcatgtttacacacTCAACAATATTGGATGTTCACTGGCGTGGTATAATGCAACCCGCAGCCGGAGGCCCATCCAATTGAAATAGAAAAGAACGTACCAAATGCATCCTCATCTGTATCTTCTCCACAGTAGTACTCAAGCACCCTTCTGTAGACACTGTAACCTAGGTGCTTGTACATATCCACAGCCACTTTATTGGAGACACGCACAAAGAGGTCCACAAAATATGCCTGCTTCCTGTAAAAGCCTCTTTTAACCAGGGACAAGGCACAAAAGTGACTTACTTTTCTGATGTTTGCTCCAGTCCACGCATGAGTGTTGCAGCGATTCCTAGCTTCCTATACTCTGGTGCCACTGTCAATGCTGTCACATGGCCGTGCCAGTTCTCATCCAGTCCTTCTGCTTTTCCCATGACTGAAAATTTCCCCACGATGCTTATCATCTGCCAAACAAAGCCTTTTATCGCTGTCAAAATCAGTCCTTGCAAACGAGTGACACTTTGCATTGCTGTGTATTTGAAATTATTATAAAGCTAAGACCCCCTCATAATACCCATCAACACTGGAATATTTTAGAGAATATGCCACACATTTAATGAAGCTCGAAACTGCTGTTATTTCCAACAGACATCACGATGGTCGGAAACGTAAAATTGTTTAGCTGCAACTCATAATGGATTTTATGCTAATTGAATGAATTAGAAATGCCACAGTAAATATATTGCTGTAGTAGATGTTTGGACAACGAGGAAAAGTAGCGGATTCCAGGTAGAATTCTTACTAGAGAACTGCACAGGCAccttattggctgtgtgctccagCATACACGAACACTGCGGGACGGGGCAGgaggacaaacgtttcccgaGAGCCTGTCTCAACTGGGTCATGCAGCTAATTCCACATAATGCAGGACTATATTAGTTAGCCCCTGCAATTGTAAAGATGCTTCGTCAGAGGCTCTCCAACGTTGCATTTTTCACTGATGATGGCAGTGATCCTAAGTCTCAAGAAGGAATTTACTTGTCTGAAAATTATGCgggcaatttatttatttatctatttatcgGAGAGGAGCTTTAGCCATGACTTCCAGCACTTTTATCAGTTTTAAGTAACGAGAACTTCAGTTTTCTTAATTCAACTCAAAATTTTGCAAAGTCAAcctcatatttttttattttgccaGATATGGAAAGTGCATGTGAGATTTATCCCATGCTACTCCAAAATACATTCACAACTACAATGGTAATAGCCACAAAAAAGAAACGGGAAAACTGTCTTTTCGAGGCGCAAAGCTCAGTTCTCTGTCTGATTAATGGAAGGTGTGGGGGAAGAAAACATTGACCTGCCCCTGCCTGTTTCCTTATCAGTGTTGTTTCAGATAACTCTGCAGTGTAGCCAAGCTGGtgttatcagcagaagcatggAAAAGGAAAAGTGAAGTGGCAGGTTCATGGCCTCCTTGCGTTGCTTCATAGTGAGATCTGAGTGTCGCAGACAAAATCGTGAAACTACGGGttttgcaatttttttctgGTTACTTCCATTATAGTAGGGAATGTGCTTTGCAATAGGATGAGATAGATCCATGACctttctggcaaaaaaaaaaaaagagtggggttgacttggcaaatttcaaagCTCAGTTAAGAAAATTTAATAGGTTGCAACtcaaaggagtacagagggccgtcCAAAAacatttcagattaagacgtctcaTGGTATATGTGTCAATTTACCGGatagcacgaaaggttttgatatgtgcaatttgtttctcagaaaaaaaacacataaacatagctccatgcgttcacccttaacttgCCACTCTGGGTAAAATGAGGAGGAATAACATGATGCCATGTCACCAATGATCCTCAGGGTTCACACATTCTGGTACACTGGTAAGTGGGGGTCAGCGTCCTGACTCTTTGCTgctgtaaaccagttttgccagttcccctggagaattggggatagaaggagcagcCGAATCATGACTGAGCAAGGAGCAATGCCTTTTCGGAGCCTCGTGTAGCATGGTTATCTACAAGATAGCGGACGGTCTGCATGTAGTGAGCAGAGGGCGCTTTCGTTTTGCTTATCACAGTGTGTAACACTGACTAGTACCAGAGAGGGTACACTGACTAATCCACAGAGGAGTAGGTGTTCAAAAAGCGGATAACCTAAAACGTGGGGTGTGCTGACCCGCCTGACCGGATTATCACAATGCTGCTAGCGCATAGAGGGTGAACAAACACATCAAAATCCGAGAAgtattagttagttagttaataacttagtaaaataaagtcaaccttggagctttcagcaacccaccatggcGGAGAAGTATTACTGGAGTATTATAATACCAATAATACGCGTTTTTGCATAttataattagggagtgactttttcgggttaaacccaatttcaCCCAGTTATTCCCCCTGAAATGACATCAGACTAATTCGGGTAAAACaggatttctccccaaattccagtcactataaaatcctcaagtgacgttccCAGCGAAGACAAACAAAGGTCACCACGTGTAacgcatgtaagaatgggtcacttacgttcccagcaatacacccatgtgtgtcaacactgtctatgccttcggggattaccgctggaaggtcacgatcccgcaaaaaaaaaaaacagaaaaagagagattaggaaaggacttaatagacaaaacacccgaaggcacaattatcacccgatttctccccgaattacagatttaaagatagcgcccgatttttacctcccgaatctgagaaaggtatttaacccaaaaaagtcactccctaattataatacgtaatacagaCTTTTCTAAAACCTGTATTATAATAtgtaatacaaatacaaaacgTATTACAGTAATACTATTGTAATGCATGCCCAGCCCTGCACCAAGGATACCCCGATTTTGGATCAAGCTGATGCAGTACCAGTACAAAGTACTTCATGTTTCAGGCAAGCTGTTAGCAAAAGCGGATACGTTGTCACAATCCCCTACGGGAAAGCCAGAAGGAACGGGGAACACCGACGAGTGGTCCGTGCATGAAATTCTTAAATCTGTACTGTCGTGTCTTCCGGTGAATTTGCAGCGCATCAAACAGAAACACGAAGCAGACAGTGAGTTCGAAGCACTTAGAGCATATTGGGAAAAGGGATGGCCACAGAAGAACAATATCCCAATTCACTTAATGAAGTATTGGAAATACCGCAGTGAACTGTCGATAGTGTGAGGTGTTTTACTGAAAGGATAGCAATTTTTATTCCTGAGGCACTTCAAAATGACACGTTGagcttaaagtgggactccgcaacaaaatcaccacaaagattgTGACATAGCAGTAACCCTTGAGGTGGTaggaacatacatacgaaatattGCGTTCCCAAAGTGCAcagattttattcgaacgaattattacgaagtgagtgcttcgcctctgtgaagcaagagggcgctgaaagctaCACTGCTAACGTCATccggcatggaagaatgcaagcttcgtagcagatGACAATGCTGGGTGATGTCACAGCatcttcctccgggcgaaccgttgtgcgctttgcattttggtttcggtttggtattgccatcatttacgaattaattacctCCACAAAATTAATGCAAATGTTATATTTGGTATCGAGGGAGTggtccgtgttcggtatgatgctcacctaatttttttcgaatccttgcgaagtctccctttaatacACGAGGGTCATCAGGGCATTACAAGATGCACATCGAGAGCTAGAGATGCAGTTTAGTGGCCGGGCATGGACTAACATAACCAAACTATTGCATCGAACTGCAAAGTGTGTGCTTCAACAAGAGTGTTTCCCCAACGAACCACGTATATCTACTCCGACCTCAGACAGGCCTTGGAAACTTGTGGGAATTGACTTGTTTTATTTGAATGGTCAGGATTTTTTGACGATTGCTGATTATAGGTCCAGGTTTCCTTAAGTGTTATCACTTAGGAAAGTTACCTTACTTCAGTGATCAAGACATGTAAAAGAGTGTTTGCTCGTTACAGCATTCCCAATTGATCCAATTATTTTTAGACAAGGAGACTTTTCAGCGAAATTTTTTAACATGTTAGGTGATACCCCCTTTTGAACAGCAAGGGTAACATCATATGCATATACCAGGTGCTTCATGAAAATCCCCCTAGCTGACATTATCAAAAAAACTTTCTCTTTGGTGAAACATCCATGAGACACCAACCAAGAGCTGAGCACTAAGTGACTCATTTTGATATGTT comes from Ornithodoros turicata isolate Travis unplaced genomic scaffold, ASM3712646v1 ctg00001222.1, whole genome shotgun sequence and encodes:
- the LOC135376690 gene encoding N-alpha-acetyltransferase 20-like isoform X1; amino-acid sequence: MTTIRPFTCEDIFNYNNVNLDPLTETYGLSFYLQYVTHWPEYFQVAQAPNGDIMGYIMGKAEGLDENWHGHVTALTVAPEYRKLGIAATLMRGLEQTSEKKQAYFVDLFVRVSNKVAVDMYKHLGYSVYRRVLEYYCGEDTDEDAFDMRKALPRDVERKSVIPLLHPVRTEDVD
- the LOC135376690 gene encoding N-alpha-acetyltransferase 20-like isoform X2, whose product is MTTIRPFTCEDIFNYNNVNLDPLTETYVTHWPEYFQVAQAPNGDIMGYIMGKAEGLDENWHGHVTALTVAPEYRKLGIAATLMRGLEQTSEKKQAYFVDLFVRVSNKVAVDMYKHLGYSVYRRVLEYYCGEDTDEDAFDMRKALPRDVERKSVIPLLHPVRTEDVD